One genomic window of Arachis stenosperma cultivar V10309 chromosome 10, arast.V10309.gnm1.PFL2, whole genome shotgun sequence includes the following:
- the LOC130956313 gene encoding uncharacterized protein LOC130956313, which produces MSPPPQQPLTSLQDNLVVGLPSLPDLFLTALSVCLLFTSSTSKSHSITATRCPFLSFPLNPRRFLKIPAMSHSATTSPPSTPSLFLLPRRHNFASPQSLSDWLKPRLPSDSFASWGIKPGTKNVHNLWLELAEGETSLADSTPPIRTVQVVTVRVAGKHGKFLVEAYQELSDGNVRKRGRPLSEKMKPNEDPESAAVRAIREELGSVIIGGGEAGVIEVEDIVRIDPNSYEMRVEEKVSDSYPGLPGCYVLHTVCATVEGLPEGDFCTYEVEEYGASEEKNLADKAVSVKKHYWTWVSADSIKP; this is translated from the coding sequence ATGTCACCGCCGCCGCAGCAGCCACTGACCAGCCTCCAAGACAACCTGGTGGTCGGGCTTCCGTCGCTGCCAGATCTCTTCCTCACAGCCCTCTCCGTCTGCCTCCTATTCACGTCATCGACATCCAAATCTCACAGCATAACCGCCACAAGGTGCCCCTTCCTCTCTTTCCCTCTCAACCCACGCCGATTCCTAAAAATCCCCGCCATGTCCCATTCTGCCACGACATCACCACCATCGACACCCTCTCTTTTTCTCCTCCCTCGCCGCCACAACTTCGCGTCCCCTCAGTCCCTCTCCGACTGGCTGAAACCGCGTTTGCCCTCCGATTCGTTCGCCTCATGGGGAATCAAGCCTGGAACCAAGAACGTCCATAACCTATGGCTCGAGCTCGCAGAGGGTGAAACCTCCCTTGCCGATTCCACACCTCCGATTCGCACCGTTCAGGTCGTCACCGTCCGCGTCGCCGGGAAACACGGCAAGTTTCTCGTGGAGGCGTACCAGGAGCTCTCCGATGGCAACGTTAGGAAGCGTGGCCGGCCTTTGTCGGAGAAGATGAAGCCCAACGAAGATCCCGAATCCGCCGCCGTGAGGGCAATTAGGGAAGAGCTTGGCTCCGTCATCATCGGTGGTGGAGAAGCTGGGGTTATTGAGGTGGAGGACATTGTTCGGATCGATCCAAATTCGTACGAGATGAGGGTGGAGGAGAAGGTTTCGGATTCGTATCCGGGTTTGCCCGGTTGCTATGTGCTTCACACGGTGTGTGCCACCGTGGAAGGGTTGCCTGAGGGTGATTTCTGCACCTATGAGGTTGAGGAGTATGGGGCTTCTGAAGAGAAGAATCTCGCGGATAAAGCTGTGTCTGTTAAGAAGCATTATTGGACATGGGTTAGTGCTGATTCCATCAAACCTTGA